In Streptomyces sp. NBC_01439, the following are encoded in one genomic region:
- a CDS encoding GNAT family N-acetyltransferase produces the protein MINLPPHRLPALVRWFPTGAPGSAALTEHVLTTEAGRWWVDRVIQPRVIAAECGDHVLLRGDPQALTPRDLRVFADRSIEAPGRFLPLIGAAFDRVVPWQRMVYVKRCPVPATRPPRGVTVRRLNAQDARALTTLPPAMSWIHRTWGGPDALARSGYVWAAFQGDRIVAVACTYFLGTAYEDVACVTVPDPRLQYLALDCINALCSDIAARGHTPSWTCSASNRPGRLLAWTAGFRPEREYAHYAVGTPAATGREAAG, from the coding sequence GTGATCAACCTGCCGCCCCACCGACTCCCGGCTCTCGTTCGCTGGTTCCCCACCGGGGCCCCGGGCTCGGCCGCCCTGACCGAGCACGTCCTGACCACCGAGGCCGGCCGCTGGTGGGTGGACCGCGTCATCCAGCCGCGCGTGATCGCCGCCGAATGCGGGGACCACGTCCTCTTGCGCGGAGACCCGCAGGCCCTGACGCCGAGGGATCTCAGGGTCTTCGCGGACCGCTCCATCGAGGCTCCGGGCCGCTTCCTTCCGCTGATCGGGGCCGCGTTCGACCGGGTCGTGCCGTGGCAACGCATGGTGTATGTCAAGCGCTGCCCCGTGCCCGCCACCCGGCCGCCCAGGGGTGTGACCGTACGGAGGCTCAACGCCCAGGACGCTCGCGCGCTCACCACCCTTCCGCCCGCGATGAGCTGGATACACCGCACCTGGGGCGGTCCGGACGCCCTTGCCCGCTCGGGCTACGTCTGGGCCGCCTTCCAGGGTGACCGCATCGTGGCCGTGGCCTGCACCTACTTCCTCGGCACCGCCTACGAGGACGTCGCCTGCGTCACCGTGCCCGACCCGCGCCTCCAGTACCTGGCTCTCGACTGCATCAACGCCCTGTGCTCGGACATAGCGGCCCGAGGGCACACCCCCAGCTGGACCTGCTCTGCGAGCAACCGCCCCGGCCGCCTGCTCGCCTGGACCGCCGGCTTCCGTCCGGAGCGGGAGTACGCCCACTACGCCGTCGGCACACCTGCGGCAACCGGAAGAGAGGCGGCAGGATGA
- a CDS encoding winged helix-turn-helix domain-containing protein translates to MTPEVSVGAGQGPHPRHGLAPLLASAVRLSIVAALAPVEKAEFAYVRDLVEITDSALSKQVSRLEEAGWVTVEKGQVGRRPRTWLSLTEEGLATYRRHLAALTAIAGPLH, encoded by the coding sequence ATGACGCCGGAAGTCTCGGTGGGTGCCGGTCAGGGCCCTCATCCGCGACACGGACTCGCGCCGCTTCTGGCGTCGGCCGTGCGTCTGTCGATCGTCGCGGCTCTCGCTCCCGTGGAGAAGGCCGAGTTCGCCTATGTGCGGGACCTCGTGGAGATCACGGACTCTGCACTGTCGAAACAGGTCTCGCGCCTTGAAGAAGCGGGCTGGGTGACGGTGGAGAAGGGGCAGGTCGGGCGTCGGCCCCGGACCTGGCTGTCTCTGACCGAGGAGGGACTGGCCACCTATCGGCGCCACCTCGCCGCGCTCACGGCAATCGCGGGACCACTGCACTGA
- a CDS encoding SDR family NAD(P)-dependent oxidoreductase, whose product MSSSLSGRTALVTGATAGIGYETARLLAQRGAVVLLHGRIPEEAQAAADRLVTTEGTDSALLRPLAADFARLEEVENLAHAVVREHPRLDVLVNNAAIAAPERHTLTVDGNEIAFQVNFLAHYLLTNLLEPSLTSDPGGRVVNVSSSLHRTAAIQWSDPNRERRYSRLAAYAQSQLALTVFASDPRVTAVSVHPGVCETGLLPLYGNEGESAAEGAQHVVRLCDPTTEIVNGAYYDRSERVAPAAAATEDRTIKRLNKLADLLVGHTA is encoded by the coding sequence ATGTCTTCATCCCTGTCCGGACGTACCGCCCTCGTCACCGGCGCCACCGCCGGCATCGGCTACGAGACCGCTCGCCTGCTCGCCCAGCGCGGCGCGGTCGTCCTCCTCCATGGCCGCATCCCCGAGGAGGCCCAGGCCGCGGCCGACCGTCTGGTGACCACCGAGGGCACCGACAGCGCCCTGCTGCGCCCGCTCGCCGCCGACTTCGCCCGTCTGGAGGAAGTCGAGAACCTGGCCCACGCCGTCGTACGGGAACACCCGCGCCTCGACGTTCTCGTCAACAACGCGGCCATCGCCGCCCCCGAGCGTCACACCCTCACCGTCGACGGCAACGAGATCGCCTTCCAGGTCAACTTCCTCGCGCACTACCTCCTCACCAACCTCCTGGAACCCTCCCTCACCAGCGACCCGGGCGGACGCGTCGTCAACGTCTCCTCCTCGCTCCACCGCACGGCCGCCATCCAGTGGAGCGACCCGAACCGGGAGCGCCGCTACTCACGGCTGGCTGCATACGCGCAGTCGCAGCTGGCGCTGACCGTCTTCGCCTCCGACCCGCGCGTCACCGCCGTGTCCGTCCATCCCGGTGTCTGCGAGACCGGCCTGCTCCCCCTCTACGGCAACGAAGGCGAATCCGCCGCCGAGGGCGCCCAGCACGTCGTACGCCTCTGCGACCCCACCACCGAGATCGTCAACGGCGCCTACTACGACCGCTCCGAGCGCGTCGCCCCGGCCGCCGCCGCCACCGAGGACCGCACGATCAAGCGCCTCAACAAGCTCGCCGACCTCCTCGTCGGCCACACCGCCTGA
- a CDS encoding response regulator, whose translation MTRVLVVEDDPQLVRALKINLQARKFEVEEASDGGSALRLAAAHKPDVIVLDLGLPDMDGIEVIKGVRVWSKVPILVLSARHTSEDKIRALDAGADDYVTKPFSMDELLARLRAAARRHEAPAASQADEVSVVTTAEFTVDLVAKKVQRGERSVRLTPTEWHLLEILITHPGRLITQSQLLLEVWGPTYGENTNYLRVYMAQLRRKLEADPSHPRYLITEPGMGYRFEP comes from the coding sequence ATGACCCGGGTGCTGGTGGTGGAGGACGACCCTCAGCTCGTCCGCGCGCTCAAGATCAATCTCCAGGCGCGCAAGTTCGAGGTCGAGGAGGCTTCAGACGGCGGCTCGGCCCTGCGGCTCGCGGCCGCCCACAAGCCGGACGTCATAGTGCTCGACCTCGGACTCCCCGACATGGACGGCATCGAAGTCATCAAGGGTGTCCGCGTCTGGAGCAAGGTCCCCATCCTGGTCCTCTCCGCCCGTCACACCTCGGAGGACAAGATCCGCGCATTGGACGCGGGCGCGGACGACTACGTGACGAAACCGTTCAGCATGGACGAGCTCCTGGCCCGGCTGCGGGCAGCCGCCCGGAGACATGAAGCCCCGGCGGCTTCGCAGGCCGACGAAGTCTCCGTGGTCACGACCGCAGAGTTCACCGTCGACCTGGTCGCAAAGAAGGTGCAGCGGGGCGAGCGCAGCGTACGGCTCACCCCGACCGAATGGCACCTGCTGGAAATCCTCATCACCCACCCCGGCCGGCTGATCACTCAGAGTCAGCTGCTGCTGGAGGTCTGGGGACCCACCTACGGGGAGAACACCAACTACCTGCGTGTATACATGGCCCAGCTACGGCGCAAACTGGAAGCGGACCCCTCCCACCCCCGGTACCTGATCACCGAACCGGGCATGGGATACCGCTTCGAACCCTGA
- a CDS encoding potassium-transporting ATPase subunit C has translation MNNSVSSTVRLIGAGLRALLVLTVICGVIYPLAVTGIAQALFNDKANGSEIKDKSGQVVGSSLIGQSYNLPKKDPNDAEEAARPDLKWFQPRPSNGLGSNSVNMQYSLILSGATNRSADNGAVGGQCTKAAEEGTLCAQVVAAKEAVIADNSTAGYTVKPEDVPADAVTSSGSGLDPDISPEYAKLQVHRVAEQNKLDVKQVEKLVADHTTSRTLGFMGEPRVNVLELNIALKALTKS, from the coding sequence ATGAACAATTCCGTATCCAGCACCGTCCGCCTGATCGGTGCGGGCCTGCGCGCCCTGCTCGTCCTGACCGTGATCTGCGGGGTCATCTACCCGCTCGCCGTCACCGGGATCGCCCAGGCCCTCTTCAACGACAAGGCCAACGGGTCCGAGATCAAGGACAAGAGCGGCCAGGTCGTCGGCTCCTCCCTCATCGGCCAGAGCTACAACCTGCCGAAGAAGGACCCCAACGACGCCGAAGAGGCGGCCAGGCCGGACCTGAAGTGGTTCCAGCCGCGCCCCTCCAACGGCCTGGGCAGCAACAGCGTCAACATGCAGTACTCGCTGATCCTGTCCGGCGCCACCAACCGCTCCGCCGACAACGGAGCCGTGGGCGGCCAGTGCACCAAGGCGGCGGAGGAAGGCACGCTCTGCGCCCAGGTCGTCGCCGCCAAGGAAGCAGTCATCGCGGACAACTCCACCGCCGGCTACACGGTCAAGCCCGAGGACGTACCGGCCGACGCCGTCACCTCCTCCGGCTCCGGCCTCGACCCGGACATCTCCCCCGAGTACGCCAAGCTCCAGGTCCACCGGGTCGCCGAGCAGAACAAGCTCGACGTCAAGCAGGTCGAGAAGCTCGTCGCCGACCACACCACCAGCCGGACCCTCGGCTTCATGGGCGAACCCCGCGTCAACGTCCTTGAGCTCAACATCGCCCTCAAGGCACTGACCAAGAGCTGA
- a CDS encoding response regulator transcription factor, producing the protein MPRVLVVDDEPQLARLLVINLKARKYDVDCAQDGGTALAAVAACRPDVVLLDLGLPDMDGIEVIKQLRGWSKVPVLVVSARHGSEEKIQALDAGADDYITKPFSMDELLARLGAVIRRTPTQESAAANEAVVETEEFTVDLLAKKARRRGKSIRLTPTEWHLLEVLIRNRGRLVSQRRLLQEVWGSSYGTQTNYLRVYMAHLRRKLEADPSHPRHLITAPGMGYRFEA; encoded by the coding sequence ATGCCCCGGGTGCTGGTGGTGGATGACGAACCGCAGCTTGCGCGGTTGCTGGTGATCAATCTGAAGGCGCGGAAGTACGACGTGGACTGCGCGCAGGACGGGGGTACAGCCCTGGCGGCCGTGGCGGCCTGCCGCCCGGACGTGGTCCTGCTGGACCTCGGGCTGCCCGACATGGACGGGATCGAGGTGATCAAGCAACTGCGCGGATGGTCGAAGGTGCCCGTCCTGGTGGTCTCCGCCCGCCACGGCTCCGAGGAGAAGATCCAGGCCCTGGACGCGGGCGCCGACGACTACATCACCAAGCCCTTCAGCATGGACGAACTGCTGGCCCGGCTGGGAGCCGTCATCCGCCGCACGCCGACACAGGAGTCGGCCGCCGCGAACGAAGCGGTCGTCGAGACCGAGGAGTTCACCGTCGACCTGCTCGCGAAGAAGGCCAGGCGCAGAGGGAAGAGCATCCGGCTCACGCCGACGGAATGGCATCTGCTGGAGGTCCTGATCCGCAACCGGGGCCGGCTCGTCAGCCAGCGGCGTCTGCTCCAGGAGGTGTGGGGTTCGTCCTACGGAACGCAGACCAACTACCTGCGGGTGTACATGGCTCACCTCAGGCGGAAGCTGGAAGCGGACCCGTCACACCCGCGTCATCTGATCACCGCCCCCGGCATGGGGTACCGCTTCGAGGCATGA
- a CDS encoding sensor histidine kinase KdpD yields the protein MGRGKLRIYLGAAPGVGKTYAMLSEAHRRVERGTDCVVGFVEHHNRPRTEVMLHGLELIERRELAYRGSTFTEMDVDAILARRPAVALVDELAHTNVPGSRNAKRWQDVEELLQAGIDVVSTVNIQHLESLGDVVETITGVRQRETVPDEVARRADQIELVDMSPQALRRRMAHGNVYKPDKVDAALSNYFRPGNLTALRELALLWVADRVDEYLQEYRGEHNIRSTWQARERIVVGLTGGPEGRTLIRRAARLAEKGAGGEVLAVYIAASDGLTSASPKELAVQRTLVEDLGGTFHHVIGDNIPDALLEFARGVNATQIVLGVSRRRSWQSVFSPGVSATVARESGPDLDVHIVTHDEAAKGRGLPVARGARLGRSRIIWGWLAGIAGPALLSVLLSQVVPELGLANDMLLFLTFTVAAALLGGLLPALASAAFGSLLLNYYFTPPLHEFTISDPLNIVAIAIFVGVAVSVASVVDLAARRTHQAARLRAESEILSFLAGSVLRGENSLDALLERLRETFAMQSVVLLERTTEVEPWTTAASVGTSPVSRPEDADVDLPIGDDMALALTGRVLPAEDRRVLGAFAAQAAVVLDRQRLVDEAEKSRELAEANRIRTALLAAVSHDLRTPLAGIKASVTSLRSDDVEWSEDDKAELLEGIEDGADRLAALIGNLLDMSRLNTGTVVPLIRETDLDEVVPMALGGVPEDSVALDIPETLPMVAVDRGLLERAVANIVENAVKYSPAGQPVNVTASALAHRVELRVVDRGPGVPDEAKDRIFEPFQRHGDAPRGAGVGLGLAVARGFTEAIGGTLAAEDTPGGGLTMVLTLPIAGGARPVTAELPTSAVT from the coding sequence ATGGGACGCGGCAAGCTCCGCATCTACCTCGGTGCGGCACCGGGCGTCGGCAAGACGTACGCGATGCTCTCCGAGGCACACCGCCGGGTCGAGCGGGGCACCGACTGCGTCGTCGGCTTCGTCGAGCACCACAACCGCCCGCGGACCGAGGTGATGCTGCACGGCCTCGAGCTCATCGAGCGGCGCGAGCTGGCATACCGCGGCTCCACCTTCACCGAGATGGACGTGGACGCGATCCTCGCCCGCCGCCCCGCCGTCGCGCTCGTGGACGAGCTCGCCCACACCAACGTGCCGGGCTCGCGCAATGCCAAGCGCTGGCAGGACGTGGAGGAGCTGCTCCAGGCCGGCATCGACGTCGTGTCCACCGTGAACATCCAGCACCTGGAGTCGCTCGGGGACGTCGTCGAAACGATCACGGGCGTGCGCCAGCGGGAGACCGTACCGGACGAGGTGGCCCGGCGGGCGGACCAGATCGAGCTGGTCGACATGTCCCCGCAGGCGCTGCGCCGCCGGATGGCCCACGGCAACGTCTACAAGCCCGACAAGGTCGACGCGGCCCTCTCGAACTACTTCCGTCCTGGCAATCTGACCGCGCTGCGCGAGCTGGCGCTGCTGTGGGTGGCCGACCGGGTGGACGAGTACCTCCAGGAGTACCGGGGCGAGCACAACATCCGCTCCACCTGGCAGGCGCGTGAGCGGATCGTCGTCGGGCTCACGGGCGGTCCGGAAGGCCGTACGCTCATCCGCCGCGCCGCCCGCCTCGCCGAGAAGGGCGCGGGCGGCGAGGTCCTCGCCGTCTACATCGCGGCGAGTGACGGCCTCACGTCCGCCTCCCCCAAGGAACTGGCCGTTCAGCGCACGCTGGTCGAGGATCTGGGCGGCACCTTCCACCACGTCATAGGCGACAACATCCCCGACGCGCTCCTCGAGTTCGCCCGCGGGGTCAACGCCACGCAGATCGTCCTCGGCGTCAGCCGTCGGCGGTCCTGGCAGTCCGTGTTCAGCCCCGGTGTCAGCGCCACCGTAGCCCGCGAGTCCGGGCCCGACCTCGACGTGCACATCGTCACCCACGACGAGGCTGCCAAGGGCCGCGGCCTGCCCGTCGCCCGCGGCGCGCGGCTCGGCCGCTCCCGCATCATCTGGGGCTGGCTCGCCGGTATCGCCGGCCCCGCGCTGCTGTCCGTCCTGCTGAGCCAGGTCGTCCCCGAGCTCGGCCTCGCCAACGACATGCTGCTCTTCCTCACCTTCACGGTGGCGGCAGCCCTGCTCGGCGGACTGCTGCCCGCCCTGGCCTCGGCGGCCTTCGGGTCCCTGCTCCTGAACTACTACTTCACCCCGCCGCTGCACGAGTTCACCATCTCCGACCCCTTGAACATCGTCGCCATCGCGATCTTCGTCGGCGTGGCCGTGTCCGTCGCCTCGGTGGTCGACCTGGCCGCCCGACGTACGCACCAGGCCGCGCGGCTGCGCGCCGAATCCGAGATCCTCTCCTTCCTCGCCGGCAGCGTCCTGCGCGGCGAGAACTCCCTCGACGCCCTCCTCGAACGCCTCCGCGAGACCTTCGCCATGCAGTCGGTCGTCCTCCTGGAGCGCACCACCGAGGTCGAACCCTGGACCACGGCCGCCTCCGTCGGCACCAGCCCCGTCAGCCGACCCGAAGACGCGGATGTCGACCTCCCCATAGGCGACGACATGGCCCTCGCCCTCACGGGCCGGGTCCTGCCGGCCGAGGACCGCCGCGTCCTGGGCGCCTTCGCCGCCCAGGCAGCCGTCGTACTCGACCGCCAGCGCCTCGTCGACGAGGCCGAGAAGTCCCGCGAACTCGCCGAGGCCAACCGCATCCGCACCGCGCTCCTCGCCGCCGTCAGCCACGATCTGCGCACCCCGCTCGCCGGGATCAAGGCGTCCGTCACTTCCCTGCGCTCCGACGACGTCGAATGGTCCGAGGACGACAAGGCCGAACTCCTCGAAGGCATCGAGGACGGAGCCGACCGCCTCGCAGCCCTCATCGGCAACCTCCTCGACATGTCCCGCCTCAACACCGGCACCGTCGTCCCACTGATCCGGGAAACGGATCTCGACGAGGTCGTCCCTATGGCCCTGGGCGGCGTGCCCGAGGACAGCGTCGCGCTCGACATCCCCGAGACCCTGCCGATGGTCGCCGTCGACCGCGGCCTGCTGGAGCGGGCCGTGGCCAACATCGTCGAGAACGCCGTCAAGTACAGCCCCGCCGGCCAGCCCGTCAACGTCACTGCCAGCGCCCTGGCCCACCGCGTCGAGCTACGCGTCGTCGACCGCGGACCCGGCGTCCCGGACGAAGCCAAGGACCGCATCTTCGAACCCTTCCAGCGCCACGGCGACGCCCCACGAGGCGCCGGAGTCGGCCTCGGCCTCGCCGTCGCCCGCGGCTTCACCGAAGCCATCGGCGGCACCCTCGCAGCCGAGGACACGCCCGGTGGCGGCCTCACCATGGTCCTCACCCTCCCCATAGCAGGTGGCGCACGGCCGGTCACCGCGGAACTCCCGACCTCTGCGGTCACCTGA